A stretch of the Victivallis lenta genome encodes the following:
- a CDS encoding glycyl-radical enzyme activating protein has protein sequence MEPEGVFADVKPFAVHDGPGIRTTLFLKGCPLRCVWCHNPETIRREPELAFFASKCLSCGKCAGACSRHRFENRVHTVDRNGCTACGECVKRCPAGALRIYGERISVPEAFRLLTADRMFYETSGGGVTLSGGEPLLQPEFCEALLRQLRNDGIHTALDTCGDVPWRNFERLLPWTNLFLFDLKAVDPGVHRKCTGADNRTILENLRRLDACGIPFEIRMPLMPGWNDAEDDLRKAGELLSSLRSAPVPVRLLACHDFARSKYAAVGRPDAMPRPTAPELSAAAFLRRYPVRIVS, from the coding sequence ATGGAACCCGAAGGAGTTTTCGCCGACGTCAAGCCGTTCGCCGTGCACGACGGCCCCGGCATCCGGACGACGCTCTTCCTGAAGGGATGCCCCCTGCGCTGCGTCTGGTGCCACAACCCGGAGACGATCCGCCGCGAACCGGAACTTGCGTTCTTCGCCTCGAAATGCCTGTCGTGCGGAAAGTGCGCCGGAGCCTGCTCCCGACACCGGTTCGAAAACCGGGTCCACACCGTCGACCGGAACGGCTGCACGGCCTGCGGCGAGTGCGTGAAACGCTGTCCCGCCGGCGCACTGCGGATTTACGGAGAACGGATCTCCGTTCCGGAAGCGTTCCGGCTGCTGACCGCCGACCGGATGTTCTACGAGACCTCCGGCGGAGGCGTCACGCTTTCCGGCGGGGAACCGCTGCTTCAGCCGGAGTTCTGCGAGGCGCTGCTCCGGCAGCTCCGCAACGACGGAATCCACACCGCGCTGGATACCTGCGGCGATGTGCCGTGGCGCAATTTCGAGCGGCTCCTGCCGTGGACGAACCTGTTCCTCTTCGATCTCAAAGCGGTCGATCCCGGCGTGCACCGGAAATGCACCGGAGCGGACAACCGGACGATACTGGAGAACCTGCGCAGGCTGGATGCCTGCGGAATTCCGTTCGAAATCCGGATGCCGCTCATGCCCGGCTGGAACGATGCCGAGGACGACCTCCGGAAAGCCGGGGAACTCCTCTCTTCCCTGCGGAGCGCGCCGGTTCCTGTCCGGCTCCTGGCCTGTCACGATTTCGCCCGGAGCAAATACGCGGCAGTCGGCAGGCCGGATGCGATGCCGCGCCCGACGGCGCCGGAGCTCTCCGCCGCCGCATTTCTCCGGCGCTATCCGGTGCGGATCGTAAGCTGA